A genomic window from Salvelinus alpinus chromosome 10, SLU_Salpinus.1, whole genome shotgun sequence includes:
- the LOC139532414 gene encoding ubiquitin carboxyl-terminal hydrolase 9X-like isoform X2, with translation MTVTTRGSPVGGNDSQGQAPADSQSQPPPTQAQVNGVPVAVSPNPSSTEPSPVSPPAAEEEQGQGDSAPALEEEEPAFPHTDLAKLDDMINRPRWVVPVLPKGELEVLLEAAIDLCKKGLDVKCEACQRFFRDGLTISFTKILTDEAVSGWKFEIHRCIITNTHRLVELCVTKLPQDWFPLLELLATATNPHCKFHIYNGTRPSETIPTGATLADDELFARPPDPRSPKGWLVDLINKFGTLNGFQTLHDRFMSGQALNVQIIAALIKPFGQCYEFLTLHTVKKYFLPVIEMVPQFLENLTDEELKKEAKNEAKNDALSMIIKSLKNLASRVPGQEETVKNLEIFRLKMILRLLQISSFNGKMNALNEVNKVISSVSYYTHRHGNPEEEEWLTAERMAEWIQQNHILSIVLRDSLHQPQYVEKLEKILRFVIKEKALTMQDLDNIWAAQAGKHEAIVKNVHDLLAKLAWDFSPEQLDHLFDCFKESWTNASKKQREKLLELIRRLAEDDKDGVMAHKVLNLLWNLAHSDDVPVDIMDQALSAHIKILDYSCSQDRDTQKIQWIDRFIEELRTNDKWVIPALKQIREICSLFGEAPQNLSQTQRSPHVFYRHDLINQLQHNHALVTLVAENLSAYMETMRPFSKAEHADFDPQTVRVGSRYSHVQEVQERLNFLRFLLKDGQLWLCAPQAKQIWRCLAESAVFLCDREACFKWYSKLMGDEPDLDPDINKDFFENNVLQLDPSLLTENGMKCFERFFKAVNCREGKLVAKRRAYMMDDLELIGLDYLWRVVIQGTDDIASRAIDLLKEIYTNLGPKLQVNQVEIHEDFIQLCFDRLKASYDTLCVLDGDKDSINCARQEAIRMVRVLTVLKEYINECDSDYHEERSILPMSRAFRGKHITLIVRFPNQGRQVDDMDIWSHTNDTIGSVRRGILTRIKANATHTKIELFIGGEVVDPADDRKLIGQLNLKDKALITAKLTQVSATVPSSPDSSSDSSTGSPSNHGNHFSEGPNPEVEGCLPGVIMSLHLRYISFLWQVADLGCTLNMPLLRDGARLLMKLMPPDNGTVENLRAICLDHAKLGENSLSPTLDSRFFGPSPSQVLYLTEVVYALLMPASGTLGEDASDFQYNFLKSGGLPLVLSMLTRNNFLPSADMETRRGAYLNALKIAKLLLTAVGFGHVKAVAEACQPVVEGTSPASPINQATHDQALVLQSALQNIPNPASECMLRNVAIRLAQQISDESLPPNSQNFFQASKYIPDLCVIRAVQKIVWASGCGTVQLVFSSNEEISQIYEKTNAGKEPDGEDEMVCCEALEIMTLCFALLPTALDTLSKEKAWQTYIIDLLLHCHSKSVRQMAQEQFFLMATRCCMGHRPLLFFITLLFTVLGSTAKERAKHAGDYFTLLRHLLNYAYNSNINLPNAEALLNNEIDWLKKIRDEVKRTGETGVEETILEGHLGVTKELLAFQTPEKKYYIGCEKGGANLIKELIDDFIFPASNVYLQYVKSGEFPTEQAIPVCSSPASINAGFELLVALPVGCVRNLKQIVDTLTDMYYLGCEALTEWEYLPPVGPRPTKGFVGLKNAGATCYMNSVIQQLYMIPPIRNGVLAVEGTGTDVDDELSGDEKQESETNADGTARDEVFAYQQQFDDKPSLSKSEDRKEYNIGVLRHLQVIFGHLASSRLQYYVPRGFWKQFRLWGEPVNLREQHDALEFFNSLVDSLDEALKAMGHASILSKVLGGSFADQKICRDCPHRYECEESFTTLNVDIRNHQNLLDSMEQYVKGDLLEGANAYHCEKCNKKVDTVKRLLIKKLPPVLAIQLKRFDYDWERECAIKFNDYFEFPRELDMEPYTVAGVAKLEGDDGNPESQMIMQNEPSEPDPPGCSSKYRLVGVLVHSGQASGGHYYSYISQRDGGSADSGQKERWYKFDDGDVTECKMDDDEEMKSQCFGGEYMGEVFDHMMKKMSYRRQKRWWNAYILFYERMDAAEGGAAVEADGELARCISELTVSPTTPRQVTMPGAIECSVRKQNVQFMHSRMQYSLEYFQFVKKLLTCNSVYLNPPPGQDHLLPEAEEIAMISIQLAARFLFSTGFHTKKVVRGPAGDWYDALCILLRHSKNVRCWFANNVLFAYPTRFSEYLLECPSAEVRGAFAKLIVFIAHFSLADGPCPAPASSPEGSTQGCDNLSLSDHLLRAVLNLLRREVSEHGRHLQQFFNLFVMYANLGLAEKTQLLKLSVPATFMLVALDEGPGPPIKYQYAELTKLYAVVSQLLRCCDVSTRMQSSINGNPALANPYGDANLTTPIMPLQQLVSEILFVRTSYVKKIIEDCSNSEETVKLLRFSCWENPQFSSTVLSELLWQVAYSYTYELRPYLDLLLQILLIEDSWQTHRIHNVLKGIPDDRDGLFDTIQRSKNHYQKRAYQCIKCMVALFSNCTVAYQILQSNGDLKRKWTWAVEWLGDELERRPYTGNPQYTYNNWSPPVQSNETSNGYFLERSHSARMTLAKACELCPEEEPDDQEATEDHDSSPPEDTALYPHNPAPATQFQQQNNHPHAQPYTGPAAQHMNTPQRPPQRAQESWESTTEEVVPVAPPPAVQTTKE, from the exons ATGACGGTCACCACCCGTGGCTCCCCCGTGGGGGGCAATGATAGCCAGGGCCAGGCACCCGCTGATTCTCAGAGCCAGCCCCCACCCACACAGGCCCAGGTGA ACGGTGTCCCCGTTGCTGTGTCCCCCAACCCGTCGTCCACGGAGCCGTCTCCTGTTAGCCCACCGGCGGCGGAGGAGGAGCAGGGCCAAGGAGACTCTGCCCCTgctctggaggaggaggagcctgCCTTCCCTCACACTGACCTGGCCAAGCTGGATGACATGATCAACAGGCCCCGATGGGTAGTCCCAGTCCTGCCAAAGGGGGAATTAGAAGTTCTACTTGAAGCTGCTATAGACTTATGTAAAAAAG GGCTTGATGTGAAGTGTGAGGCGTGCCAGAGGTTTTTCAGGGACGGCCTGACCATCTCCTTCACTAAGATCCTCACAGACGAGGCTGTCAGCGGGTGGAAGTTTGAGATCCAT AGGTGTATCATCACCAACACACACCGGCTGGTGGAGCTGTGTGTGACCAAGCTTCCTCAGGATTGGTTCCCCTTACTGGAGCTACTGGCCACAGCCACCAACCCCCACTGCAAGTTCCACATCTACAACGGCACGCGGCCCTCTGAGACCATCCCCACCGGGGCCACGCTGGCTGACGACGAGCTCTTCGCCCGCCCACCCGACCCTCGCTCACCCAAG gGCTGGTTGGTGGACCTGATTAATAAGTTTGGCACACTGAACGGGTTTCAGACTCTTCACGACCGCTTCATGAGCGGACAGGCACTCAACGTACAGATCATCGCTGCCCTCATCAA GCCGTTCGGCCAGTGCTATGAGTTCCTGACCTTGCACACAGTGAAGAAGTACTTCCTGCCAGTGATCGAGATGGTTCCTCAGTTCCTGGAGAACCTGACGGACGAGGAGCTGAAGAAGGAGGCCAAGAACGAGGCCAAGAACGATGCCCTGTCCATGATCATCAAGTCCCTGAAGAACCTGGCCTCCAGGGTGCCCGGTCAGGAGGAGACCGTCAAGAACTTGGAGATATTTAGGTTGAAAATGATCCTTAG GTTATTGCAGATTTCCTCATTCAACGGCAAGATGAACGCTCTGAATGAGGTCAACAAGGTCATCTCCAGCGTGTCCTACTACACGCATCGGCATGGCAACCCCGAGGAGGAGGAGTGGCTGACGGCAGAACGCATGGCG gaGTGGATCCAGCAGAACCACATCCTCTCCATCGTGCTGAGGGACAGCCTCCACCAGCCTCAGTACGTAGAGAAACTAGAGAAGATACTCCGCTTCGTCATCAAGGAGAAAGCCCTCACCATGCAGGACCTGGACAACATCTGGGCAGCGCAG gCTGGTAAGCACGAAGCCATAGTGAAGAATGTCCATGACCTTCTGGCCAAACTGGCCTGGGACTTCTCTCCAGAGCAGCTCGACCATCTCTTTGATTGCTTCAAGGAGAGTTGGACGAATGCGAGTAAGAAGCAGCGTGAGAAGCTGCTGGAGCTGATCCGTCGTCTGGCGGAGGACGATAAGGATGGAGTGATGGCCCACAAGGTGCTCAACCTGCTGTGGAACCTGGCTCACAGTGACGACGTCCCCGTGGACATCATGGACCAGGCCCTCAGTGCACACATCAAGATACTGGACTACAGCTGCTCTCAG GACAGAGACACCCAGAAGATCCAGTGGATAGACCGCTTCATCGAGGAGCTGCGCACCAACGACAAGTGGGTCATACCTGCCCTGAAGCAGATCAGAGAGATCTGCAGCCTGTTTGGGGAAGCTCCTCAGAACCTCAG TCAGACCCAGAGGAGTCCTCATGTGTTCTATCGTCATGACCTGATCAACCAGCTGCAGCACAACCATGCCCTGGTCACTCTGGTGGCTGAGAACTTGTCTGCCTACATGGAGACCATGAGACCGTTCTCCAAAGCTGAACACGCAGACTTTGACCCTCAGACGGTCAGAGTGGGCAGTCGCTACAGTCATGTTCAGGAGGTCCAGGAGAGGCTCAACTTCCTGAG GTTCCTGTTGAAGGACGGACAGTTGTGGCTATGTGCTCCTCAGGCCAAGCAGATCTGGAGGTGTCTGGCTGAGAGCGCCGTCTTCCTGTGTGACCGGGAGGCGTGCTTCAAGTG GTACTCTAAGCTAATGGGAGATGAGCCAGACCTGGACCCGGACATCAACAAGGACTTCTTTGAGAACAATGTTCTGCAGCTGGACCCGTCCCTGCTCACGGAGAACggcatgaagtgcttcgagaggtTCTTCAAGGCCGTCAACTGCCGCGAGGGCAAATTGGTGGCCAAACGCAGGGCCTACATGATGGATGACCTGGAACTCATAGGACTGGACTACCTGTGGAGG GTGGTGATCCAGGGTACTGATGACATCGCCAGCCGAGCCATCGACCTGCTGAAGGAGATCTACACCAACCTGGGGCCCAAGCTGCAGGTCAACCAGGTGGAGATCCACGAGGACTTCATCCAGTTGTGTTTTGACCGTCTGAAGGCGTCGTACGACACGCTGTGTGTCCTAGACGGGGACAAGGACAGCATCAACTGTGCCCGGCAGGAGGCCATCCGCATGGTTCGCGTGCTCACCGTGCTCAAGGAGTACATCAACGAGTGTGACAGCGACTACCACGAGGAGAGGTCCATACTGCCCATGTCCAG GGCGTTCCGGGGGAAGCACATCACGTTGATTGTGCGTTTCCCTAACCAGGGTCGTCAGGTGGATGACATGGACATCTGGTCTCACACCAATGACACCATCGGCTCGGTGCGCCGCGGCATCCTCACACGCATCAAGGCCAACGCCACGCACACCAAGATAGAGCTCTTCATTGGCGGGGAGGTCGTCGACCCGGCGGATGACAGGAAGCTGATTGGACAGCTGAACCTCAAGGACAAAGCA ttgatcACAGCCAAGCTGACCCAGGTGAGTGCCACCGTGCCCTCCAGTCCTGACAGCTCCTCAGACTCCTCCACTGGCTCGCCCAGTAACCACGGCAACCACTTCAGCGAAGGGCCCAACCCAGAGGTGGAGGGCTGCCTGCCTGGAGTg ATCATGTCTCTCCACCTGCGCTACATCTCGTTCCTGTGGCAGGTCGCAGACCTGGGCTGTACCCTCAACATGCCTCTGCTGCGAGACGGAGCCAGGCTCCTCATGAAGCTTATGCCTCCAG ACAACGGTACCGTGGAGAACCTGCGCGCTATCTGTCTGGATCATGCCAAGCTGGGAGAGAACAGCCTGAGCCCCACACTGGACTCCCGCTTCTTTGGCCCCTCGCCCTCACAAGTCCTCTACCTCACTGAG GTGGTGTATGCGTTGCTGATGCCGGCCAGCGGCACCCTCGGCGAGGACGCCAGCGACTTCCAGTACAACTTCCTGAAAAGCGGCGGCCTCCCGCTCGTACTGAGCATGCTCACCAGGAACAACTTCCTGCCGTCGGCCGACATGGAGACGCGACGGGGGGCGTACCTCAATGCCCTGAAGATCGCCAAGCTGCTGCTGACCGCCGTGGGGTTCGGACACGTCAAAGCTGTGGCCGAGGCCTGCCAGCCCGTAGTGGAGGGGACCAGCCCCGCGTCACCG ATCAACCAGGCGACCCACGACCAGGCCTTGGTCCTCCAGAGTGCTCTACAGAATATCCCCAACCCCGCCTCTGAGTGCATGCTCCGCAACGTGGCCATACGACTGGCCCAACAGATCTCTGACGAG TCACTGCCCCCGAACTCCCAGAACTTCTTCCAAGCATCCAAGTACATCCCAGACCTCTGTGTGATCCGGGCGGTGCAGAAGATCGTGTGGGCTTCAGGCTGTGGCACGGTACAGCTGGTCTTCAGCTCTAATGAAGAGATCAGTCAGATCTATGAGAAG ACGAATGCGGGTAAGGAGCCGGACGGGGAGGATGAGATGGTGTGCTGTGAGGCGCTGGAGATCATGACCCTGTGTTTTGCCCTGCTGCCCACCGCTCTGGACACTCTCAGTAAGGAGAAGGCCTGGCAGACTTACATCATAGACCTGCTACTGCACTGCCACAGCAA gtCAGTTCGTCAGATGGCTCAGGAGCAGTTCTTCCTCATGGCCACTAGGTGCTGTATGGGACACAGacccctcctcttcttcatcaccCTCCTCTTCACCGTCTTAGGG AGCACGGCGAAGGAGAGGGCGAAGCACGCAGGGGACTACTTTACGCTGCTGAGGCACCTGCTGAACTACGCCTACAACAGCAACATCAACCTGCCCAACGCTGAGGCGCTGCTCAACAACGAGATCGACTGGCTCAAGAAGATCAGG GATGAGGTGAAGCGGACAGGAGAGACGGGGGTGGAGGAGACCATTCTAGAAGGTCACCTGGGGGTCACCAAGGAGCTGCTGGCCTTCCAGACACCAGAGAAGAAGTACTACATTGGCTGTGAGAAGGGTGGGGCCAACCTCATAAAG GAGTTGATAGATGACTTCATCTTCCCGGCATCTAACGTGTACCTGCAGTATGTGAAGAGTGGGGAGTTCCCTACGGAGCAGGCCATCCCTGTCTGTAGCAGCCCCGCCTCCATCAATGCTGGCTTCGAGTTGCTGGTGGCTCTGCCGGTCGGCTGTGTCCGGAACCTCAAGCAGATCGTTGATACACTCACTGACATGTACTACCTAG gTTGTGAGGCTCTGACAGAGTGGGAATACCTGCCCCCAGTGGGCCCGCGGCCCACCAAAGGCTTTGTGGGGCTGAAGAACGCGGGGGCCACCTGCTACATGAACTCAGTCATCCAGCAGCTCTACATGATCCCGCCCATCCGTAACGGCGTCCTGGCCGTGGAGGGCACCGGCACCGACGTGGACGATGAACTGTCCGGGGACGAGAAGCAGGAGAGCGAG ACTAATGCAGACGGAACGGCGCGGGACGAGGTGTTCGCCTACCAACAACAGTTTGACGACAAGCCCTCGCTGAGTAAGTCGGAGGACAGGAAGGAGTACAACATCGGGGTGCTACGCCACCTACAGGTCATCTTTGGTCACCTGGCCTCCTCCCGACTGCAGTACTACGTACCCCGAGGCTTCTGGAAACAGTTCAG GTTATGGGGTGAGCCGGTGAATCTGCGAGAGCAGCACGATGCCCTGGAGTTCTTCAACTCTTTAGTGGACAGTCTTGATGAGGCTCTGAAGGCCATGGGCCACGCCTCCATACTCAGCAAGGTGCTGGGAGGCTCCTTTGCCGACCAGAAAATCTGCCGTGACTGTCCACACAG GTATGAGTGTGAGGAGTCATTCACCACGTTGAACGTGGACATCAGGAACCACCAGAACCTGCTGGACTCTATGGAGCAGTACGTCAAAGGAGACCTGCTGGAGGGAGCCAACGCATACCACTGTGAGAAGTGTAACAAGAAG GTGGACACAGTGAAGCGTCTGCTGATAAAGAAGCTTCCTCCAGTGCTGGCCATCCAGCTAAAGAGGTTTGACTACGACTGGGAGAGGGAGTGTGCCATCAAGTTCAACGACTACTTTGAGTTCCCCAGGGAGCTGGACATGGAGCCCTACACTGTGGCCGGGGTGGCCAAGCTGGAGGGAGACGACGGCAACCCGGAGAGCCAG ATGATCATGCAGAACGAACCATCGGAACCCGACCCACCAGGCTGCAGTTCTAAGTACCGCCTGGTGGGGGTGCTGGTGCATTCGGGCCAGGCCAGCGGCGGCCACTACTACTCCTATATCAGCCAGCGAGACGGCGGTAGCGCCGACAGCGGGCAGAAGGAGCGCTGGTACAAGTTTGACGACGGCGACGTGACGGAGTGCAAGATGGACGACGACGAGGAGATGAAGAGCCAGTGCTTCGGGGGGGAGTACATGGGAGAGGTGTTTGACCACATGATGAAGAAGATGTCCTACAGGAGGCAGAAGAGATGGTGGAACGCCTACATCCTGTTCTATGAGAGGATGGACGCAGCAGAAGGAGGGGCCGCAGTGGAGGCAGACGGAGAGCTGGCCAGGTGCATCTCAGAGCTGACTGTGTCACCCACTACACCACGACAG gtgACGATGCCGGGGGCCATTGAATGCAGTGTGAGGAAGCAGAATGTCCAGTTCATGCACAGCCGCATGCAGTACAGCTTGGAGTACTTCCAGTTCGTCAAGAAGCTGCTGACCTGCAACAGCGTCTACCTCAACCCTCCCCCGGGTCAGGACCACCTGCTGCCAGAGGCAGAGGAGATAGCCATGATCAGCATCCAGCTAGCAGCTAGGTTCCTCTTCAGCACCGGGTTTCACACTAAGAAAGTAGTCCGGGGGCCCGCCGGTGACTG gtaTGACGCCCTGTGCATCCTGCTACGCCACAGTAAGAACGTCCGCTGCTGGTTTGCCAACAACGTTCTGTTTGCGTACCCCACGCGTTTCTCTGAGTACCTGCTGGAGTGTCCCAGTGCCGAGGTCCGGGGAGCCTTCGCCAAACTCATCGTCTTCATCGCACACTTCTCCCTGGCAGACGGGCCATGCCCCGCCCCCGCCAGCTCCCCTGAGGGGTCCACACAG GGCTGTGATAACCTGAGTCTGAGTGATCACCTGTTGAGGGCTGTGTTGAACCTGCTTAGGAGAGAGGTGTCAGAGCACGGCCGACACCTGCAGCAGTTCTTCAACCTCTTCGTCATGTACGCCAACCTGG gtCTGGCAGAGAAGACCCAGTTGTTGAAGCTGAGTGTCCCTGCTACCTTCATGCTGGTGGCTCTAGACGAGGGGCCTGGCCCTCCCATAAAGTACCAGTATGCAGAACTGACCAAGCTCTACGCTGTGGTCTCCCAGCTACTGCGCTGCTGTGATGTCTCCACACGCATGCAGTCCTCCATCAATG GTAACCCGGCCCTGGCCAATCCGTACGGAGACGCCAACCTGACCACCCCCATCATGCCCCTGCAACAGCTGGTGTCAGAGATCCTCTTCGTTAGGACCAGCTACGTGAAGAAGATCATCGAGGACTGCAGCAACTCTGAGGAGACAGTCAAGCTGCTGCGCTTCAGCTGCTGGGAAAACCCCCAGTTCTCCTCTACCGTGCTGTCTGAGCTGCTCTGGCAG GTAGCGTACTCCTACACGTACGAGCTGAGGCCTTACCTGGACCTGCTGCTGCAGATACTGCTGATAGAGGACTCCTGGCAGACCCACAGGATCCACAACGTGCTGAAGGGTATACCAGACGATAGGGACGGCCTGTTTGACACCATTCAGCGCTCTAAGAACCACTACCAGAAACGGGCCTACCAGTGTATCAAGTGCATGGTGGCCCTGTTCAGCAACTGTACTGTGGCCTACCAGATACTACAG AGTAACGGGGACCTGAAGCGTAAGTGGACGTGGGCGGTGGAGTGGCTGGGGGACGAGCTGGAGAGGAGGCCCTACACAGGGAACCCCCAGTACACCTACAACAACTGGTCTCCCCCCGTCCAGAGCAACGAGACCTCCAACGGGTACTTCCTGGAGCGCTCGCATTCCGCACGCATGACCCTGGCCAAGGCCTGCGAACTTTGCCCCGAGGAG GAGCCAGATGATCAGGAGGCAACAGAAGATCACGACTCCTCCCCTCCCGAGGACACAGCGCTGTACCCCCATAACCCTGCTCCTGCCACGCAGTTtcagcag cagaacAACCACCCCCACGCCCAGCCCTATACGGGTCCGGCTGCCCAGCACATGAACACGCCCCAGCGGCCCCCACAGAGAGCACAGGAGAGCTGGGAGAGCACCACAGAGGAGGTGGTGCCCGTGGCGCCCCCGCCCGCTGTCCAGACGACAAAAGAGTAA